ATAATCCGTAGGTTATCTTGTGTAATGTTTTAAGATCCATTTCTTCTCCTTAAAGTTTGTTTCCCCATAATCCGTGAAGATTGCAGTAAATCCTTGCTGATACATCGTTCCCTTTTACCGGAAATTCTGCCTCTGGTTTCTCATCTGGTTTTAAGAATTTTCTGAACCCAACACCATCTACATCCAATTCAATCCACTCAATGTAGTGTTTCTCCTCCATTGGATGTTCCACTGAACCAACTTTAACCTTAATTCCGCTTTCAGTTTTCTCAATTACTGGAACATGCTTTTCTTTACCCTGATCCTCTGTCTTAAGTTCCATAAGCTTCATTGGTTGTCCGCAGCAAACCAACTCTCCAGCACCTTCGTGTACTATCTCCACCATATTTCCACATATTTCACACTTGTAGATCTGGAGTTTTTTAGTCATAACTCACCTCCTAAAATTTTTTAAATGTCTCTTTTTTTGCTCCACATACAGGGCATTTATCTGGTGGCTCACCAATATGAGTGTAGCCACACACAGGACATATGTAAATATCCTCATCCTCTATATCTTTTCCATTCTCAACCAATTCCTTTGCCTTTTTATACAACTCTTTGTGAATCTTCTCTGCCTCAAGGGCAAAATGGGTTGAAAGTTCTGCTCCTTTCTCCCCTTGTAGTTTTGCTGCATTATGATAGACTGGATACATCTCTTCCACCTCAAATGTTTCCCCATCAATTCCAGTCTGAAGGTTATCCTTTGTGTCCTTGACAATTCCAAGGTTTCTTGCATGATTTTTTGCATGAACAAACTCAGCATAGGAAATTGCCTTAAACAATCTGGAGATATTCTTATAACCTTCTTTTTCGGCAACCTCGCTAAAAATTAAATACTTCATGTGAGCCATCGATTCTCCACCAAAGGCATCCAAAAGAAACCTCTCTGTCATTTTTTTCATAAGTACTTACCTCCACTTAAATTAATTATAAAATAGGGGAGAAAATCTCCCCCAACAAACTACTTCAACTCCTTATAGCACAACCACCAGTCGTAACACTTAATTTCTCCTCTCTCCTTTTGCTCTTTTCTCTTCTTGATAAGATCAACGCTGCCTGCTGGCGGAACTATCACATTGTCCTTGATTAACTCGTTCTCTGGCCACTTGTGTGGAAGAGCAACTCCATTTTTATCACTCACCTGAAGTGCCCTTAGGAGTCTTAAAACCTCATCCCAATCTCTACCAACCTCTGCTGGATAGTAAACTATAGCCCTTATAACCCCTTTAGGATCAACAATAAACACTGCCCTTGCAGTATTTGTTGACCCTTCTGGAATCATGCCGAGTGCCTCAGCAACAGAACCTCTGTCATCTGCTATTATCGGGAATTCAATCTCAACATTAAGATTATCCTTTATCCACTCAGCCCACTTTAGATGTGAGAAAACCTGATCAATACTCAAACCAATCACCTCTGCCCCCAACTCTTTAAACTTTTTAAGTCTTATTTGCATAGCATAGAACTCAGTGGTGCAAACAGGAGTAAAATCTGCTGGATGACTGAACAAGACAAACCATTTACCTTTGAAATGTTCTGGAAGCTTCATCTTTCCATGTGTTGTGTTTACCTCAATCTCTGGAAATTTTTGTCCAATGATTACCATTGCTTCACCTCCTTTTAATTTAAAATTAATTTAATTTTGTATTTATTACAATTTTATTATAACCCAAATTTTTATTTTGTCAAGGAGGTCTTTTTCTCTTTTTCTAAACAATCTTTGCAGATACCGATGATATTTACCTGTATCTCTATTATTTTATTCCCATCAATAAATTTTTCTTTGAAGAGGGCACAATCAAAATCTATATCAAAGATCCTTCCACACTTTATACACCTAAAATGCGCATGTGGTTTTTCTCTTAAA
The sequence above is drawn from the Caldisericia bacterium genome and encodes:
- a CDS encoding desulfoferrodoxin codes for the protein MTKKLQIYKCEICGNMVEIVHEGAGELVCCGQPMKLMELKTEDQGKEKHVPVIEKTESGIKVKVGSVEHPMEEKHYIEWIELDVDGVGFRKFLKPDEKPEAEFPVKGNDVSARIYCNLHGLWGNKL
- a CDS encoding rubrerythrin family protein, encoding MKKMTERFLLDAFGGESMAHMKYLIFSEVAEKEGYKNISRLFKAISYAEFVHAKNHARNLGIVKDTKDNLQTGIDGETFEVEEMYPVYHNAAKLQGEKGAELSTHFALEAEKIHKELYKKAKELVENGKDIEDEDIYICPVCGYTHIGEPPDKCPVCGAKKETFKKF
- a CDS encoding peroxiredoxin; amino-acid sequence: MVIIGQKFPEIEVNTTHGKMKLPEHFKGKWFVLFSHPADFTPVCTTEFYAMQIRLKKFKELGAEVIGLSIDQVFSHLKWAEWIKDNLNVEIEFPIIADDRGSVAEALGMIPEGSTNTARAVFIVDPKGVIRAIVYYPAEVGRDWDEVLRLLRALQVSDKNGVALPHKWPENELIKDNVIVPPAGSVDLIKKRKEQKERGEIKCYDWWLCYKELK